One region of Bacillus zhangzhouensis genomic DNA includes:
- a CDS encoding monovalent cation:proton antiporter family protein, protein MEHTSVSSLVVVIIVAFFTPILLHRFKLTIPVVVAEIIMGFIIGKSGFQLVVEHDAWLDTLSMLGFIFLMFLSGLEIDFSSFESKKKARELPNGLKEPNTLKAAAIIFLGVFCISFILSYAFVLAGFIQNAFLMTLIISTISLGVVVPTLKEEKLMQTNIGQIILLVAVIADLVTMILLAVFSSIYGDGTGNMWLLLLLFAAGILLYLFGRVFKTKSIFQSMSKGTVQIGTRAIFTLIIVLVALSESLGAENILGAFLAGVLVSLLSPNKELVQQLDSFGYGFFIPIFFVMVGVNLNIWALFKDPAIMIMIPLLFIALLMSKLIPILYLKKWYDMKKVIGAGFLLTSTLSLVIAAATIGERLGVIDHKMSGALILVAVLTSILTPVWFKALFKKEQSVSYKKRVTFIGANQLTLPVTLDLHPDEYDIRILHVFQENKKALLADSIFEVESIEQYNDETLRKAGVGQEDVLVVATGSETKNKEIALFAKEEGAKQVIASVNKAEAELTLKEEGIDTFSTFLSSKTVLRALIEAPDAIRLLTNVDSSLYQIQMNNHRYHNVMLREFPFIGDLVFVRIFRGVDSLVPHGDTTLRSGDRVLVSGSREYVAGLRAQLE, encoded by the coding sequence ATGGAGCATACATCTGTTTCATCACTCGTTGTCGTTATTATTGTCGCCTTTTTCACCCCTATTTTATTGCACCGATTTAAGCTGACCATTCCGGTCGTTGTAGCTGAAATCATCATGGGGTTCATCATTGGGAAAAGCGGCTTTCAACTGGTTGTCGAACATGATGCGTGGTTAGATACATTATCCATGCTCGGTTTTATTTTTCTGATGTTTTTAAGTGGACTTGAAATAGATTTTTCTTCTTTTGAGTCAAAGAAGAAAGCACGTGAACTTCCAAATGGCTTAAAAGAACCAAATACATTGAAAGCAGCCGCTATTATTTTTCTTGGGGTATTTTGTATTTCTTTTATCCTGTCCTATGCGTTTGTACTCGCAGGGTTTATCCAAAATGCCTTTTTAATGACGCTCATTATCTCTACCATCTCATTAGGTGTAGTGGTTCCAACCTTAAAAGAGGAAAAGCTGATGCAGACGAATATCGGTCAAATCATTCTGCTTGTAGCTGTCATTGCTGATTTGGTCACGATGATTTTACTTGCTGTGTTTTCCTCGATTTATGGAGATGGAACAGGGAACATGTGGCTCCTGCTCTTATTATTTGCTGCAGGCATTCTTCTTTATTTATTTGGCCGCGTATTTAAGACAAAGTCAATTTTTCAGTCCATGTCAAAAGGCACCGTGCAAATTGGGACAAGGGCAATCTTTACTCTCATTATTGTCTTAGTTGCCTTATCTGAATCACTCGGGGCTGAAAATATTCTTGGGGCGTTTTTAGCTGGCGTGCTTGTCTCCCTTCTTTCGCCAAATAAAGAGCTTGTTCAGCAGCTGGACTCATTTGGCTATGGATTTTTCATCCCGATCTTTTTTGTGATGGTCGGAGTGAATCTGAATATATGGGCACTGTTTAAGGACCCAGCCATTATGATCATGATTCCGCTGCTGTTTATTGCATTGCTTATGAGTAAGCTCATCCCGATTCTTTATTTAAAAAAATGGTATGATATGAAAAAGGTCATCGGAGCCGGTTTTTTATTAACTTCAACGCTATCACTTGTCATTGCAGCTGCGACGATTGGTGAGCGGCTCGGGGTCATTGATCATAAAATGTCAGGAGCGCTGATTTTAGTTGCTGTGCTAACGAGTATTTTAACACCTGTTTGGTTTAAAGCGCTCTTTAAAAAGGAACAATCAGTGAGCTATAAAAAGCGTGTAACCTTTATTGGTGCAAATCAGCTGACTTTACCTGTCACACTTGATTTGCATCCGGATGAATATGACATTCGGATTTTGCATGTTTTTCAAGAAAATAAGAAAGCACTTTTGGCAGACTCCATCTTTGAAGTGGAATCAATTGAACAATACAACGATGAGACGCTGAGAAAGGCAGGTGTCGGCCAAGAGGATGTCCTTGTCGTCGCAACAGGCAGTGAGACGAAAAATAAGGAAATAGCTTTATTTGCAAAAGAAGAAGGAGCGAAACAAGTCATTGCAAGTGTCAATAAAGCTGAGGCAGAGCTGACATTAAAGGAAGAGGGTATTGATACGTTTTCTACTTTCCTTTCATCTAAAACGGTGTTAAGAGCTTTGATTGAAGCACCTGATGCGATTCGATTGCTAACAAATGTAGATTCTTCTTTGTATCAAATTCAAATGAACAATCATCGTTATCATAATGTCATGTTGAGAGAATTTCCTTTCATCGGTGATTTGGTATTTGTCCGCATTTTCAGAGGGGTAGACAGCTTAGTACCGCATGGAGATACGACACTCAGAAGCGGCGACCGTGTGCTTGTATCGGGCTCCCGGGAGTATGTGGCAGGACTAAGAGCTCAATTAGAATGA
- the tenA gene encoding thiaminase II has product MTFSTECKEAAAAWWNGSFTHPFVKGIGDGTLSLDRFTYYVMQDSYYLTHFAKVQAYGAAISEDLHTTGRMAYHAQGTYEAELTLHRKFTELLQISDETIENFKPSPTAYAYTSHMYRSVKSGRFEEILAALLPCYWLYYEVGEKLKQTTPDHPIYQEWILTYGGDWFKELVFEQVNRFDELAEKAPEHIRANMKENFVISSYYEYRFWEMAYQKEMWQTVCLDGVGANGTPRSDK; this is encoded by the coding sequence ATGACGTTTTCAACAGAATGTAAAGAAGCTGCAGCAGCATGGTGGAATGGAAGCTTTACGCACCCTTTTGTCAAAGGGATTGGAGATGGCACACTTTCACTCGACCGTTTCACCTATTACGTGATGCAGGATTCGTATTATTTAACTCATTTTGCTAAGGTGCAGGCATATGGAGCGGCGATTAGTGAGGACTTACATACGACGGGCAGAATGGCGTATCATGCCCAGGGCACGTATGAAGCAGAGCTGACGCTGCATAGGAAATTTACAGAGCTTCTGCAGATTTCTGATGAAACCATTGAGAACTTTAAGCCTTCCCCCACTGCTTATGCGTATACCTCTCATATGTACCGATCAGTAAAAAGTGGACGGTTTGAAGAGATTTTAGCCGCGTTATTACCATGCTACTGGCTCTATTATGAGGTAGGTGAAAAGCTGAAACAAACAACACCTGATCATCCGATTTACCAAGAATGGATTTTGACATATGGGGGCGATTGGTTTAAGGAACTCGTTTTCGAACAGGTGAATCGCTTTGATGAACTAGCAGAAAAAGCACCCGAACATATACGGGCCAATATGAAAGAAAATTTTGTGATTTCGAGCTATTACGAATATCGCTTCTGGGAGATGGCATATCAAAAAGAAATGTGGCAAACAGTATGCTTAGATGGGGTTGGTGCAAATGGAACTCCACGCAGTGACAAATGA
- a CDS encoding NAD kinase, translated as MKFAVSSKGNSVSDTLKSKIQTYLLDFGMELNEEEPDLVITVGGDGTLLYAFHRYSDRLNETAFVGVHTGHLGFYADWVPSEIEKLVLAIAKTPYHIVEYPILEVIVRYNDGGREEKYLAMNECTIKSMEGTLVADVEIRGQLFETFRGDGLCLSTPSGSTAYNKALGGAIIHPSIRAIQLAEMASINNRVFRTVGSPLILPDHHTCVIKPMNDVDFQVTIDHLTLFHKDVKSIQCRVADENVRFARFRPFPFWKRVQDSFIGKGE; from the coding sequence GGATTTTGGGATGGAACTCAATGAAGAGGAACCGGACCTAGTCATTACGGTCGGTGGAGATGGCACCCTTCTTTATGCGTTTCACCGTTATAGCGATCGTTTGAATGAAACAGCTTTTGTCGGTGTTCATACAGGTCATCTTGGTTTTTATGCTGACTGGGTGCCGAGTGAAATTGAAAAACTCGTCTTAGCCATTGCGAAAACACCTTATCATATTGTGGAATATCCGATTTTAGAAGTCATTGTCAGATACAACGACGGCGGCAGAGAAGAGAAATATTTAGCAATGAATGAATGTACAATTAAAAGCATGGAAGGGACACTTGTGGCAGATGTTGAAATCAGGGGTCAGCTGTTTGAAACATTTAGAGGTGACGGTCTTTGTCTGTCTACACCATCAGGCAGTACGGCCTATAATAAGGCACTTGGGGGCGCCATTATTCACCCTTCCATTAGAGCCATTCAGCTGGCAGAAATGGCTTCCATCAATAACAGAGTGTTTCGGACGGTCGGTTCACCGCTTATTTTGCCTGACCACCATACTTGTGTGATAAAACCGATGAATGATGTCGATTTTCAGGTGACCATTGATCATTTGACACTGTTTCATAAAGACGTCAAATCCATTCAATGCCGGGTGGCAGACGAGAATGTCCGTTTTGCCAGATTTAGACCATTTCCGTTTTGGAAAAGGGTGCAAGATTCCTTTATCGGAAAAGGAGAATAA
- a CDS encoding RluA family pseudouridine synthase — MEYFTLNKTITAKEEGLLLKEYLIDLGISKRMLTDIKFDGGDLLINGEHVTVKCKLREGDRLTILFPEEKVSEGLKPAPIPLDILFEDEHVLVLNKRPYIPSIPSREHPKHSIANGLLHYYAEQSVRHTVHLVNRLDRDTSGVMLVAKHRFAHSLLSKAQKKGAVKRTYRAFTHGIITEKHGTIAAKIARKGDSIIERMVDDTGQEAVTHYTVRAVIAELNMSDVSLSLETGRTHQIRVHMQFLGHPLIGDTLYGGRAERIDRQALHSEVLVFPHPMTGEQMTFSAPLPQDMKSLLL, encoded by the coding sequence CTGGAATACTTTACGTTAAACAAAACCATAACAGCCAAAGAAGAAGGGCTGCTTTTAAAGGAATATTTAATTGATCTTGGCATTTCAAAAAGAATGCTGACAGATATTAAGTTTGATGGCGGTGACCTCCTCATCAATGGGGAGCATGTCACTGTGAAGTGCAAGCTGCGTGAAGGGGACAGGCTTACCATTTTATTTCCCGAGGAAAAAGTGAGTGAAGGACTGAAGCCTGCACCGATTCCGCTTGATATTTTATTTGAGGACGAGCATGTCCTTGTGCTGAATAAAAGGCCATATATTCCTTCGATTCCTTCTCGGGAGCACCCTAAGCATAGCATTGCGAATGGATTACTGCACTATTATGCAGAGCAGTCTGTTCGGCATACGGTTCATTTGGTGAACCGCCTTGATCGTGATACATCTGGCGTCATGCTTGTAGCGAAGCATCGCTTTGCTCATAGCCTTTTATCAAAGGCGCAAAAAAAAGGAGCGGTTAAACGAACCTACAGAGCGTTTACACATGGCATAATCACAGAAAAACATGGAACCATCGCTGCAAAAATTGCTCGAAAAGGAGATAGTATTATCGAGCGGATGGTTGATGATACTGGGCAGGAGGCAGTGACGCATTATACCGTGCGAGCGGTAATCGCTGAGTTGAACATGTCGGATGTGTCTCTCTCGCTTGAAACCGGGAGAACACATCAAATTCGTGTTCATATGCAATTTCTTGGGCATCCGCTCATCGGAGATACGCTGTATGGCGGAAGGGCAGAGCGGATAGACCGGCAGGCACTGCATAGTGAGGTCCTTGTGTTTCCTCATCCGATGACAGGTGAGCAAATGACATTTTCAGCTCCGCTTCCTCAAGACATGAAATCATTGCTTCTTTAA
- the prpE gene encoding bis(5'-nucleosyl)-tetraphosphatase PrpE, with the protein MKFDIIGDIHGCYEELLTLIHKLGYELKHGLPVHPDKRTLALVGDLTDRGPQSVDVMRFVIHAYSHGAIRYVPGNHCFKLYRYLKGNPVKLLHGIETTVNEIKKLPIHEQNKLSHEFKQLFEKAPLYDVLIPDELIIAHAAMKEKDIGKKPNKQMRSYLLFGEVTGETWPDGRPVRKDWAKEYHGKPWIVYGHTPVKEPRFVGKTVNIDTGCVFGNQLSALTYPELKTVSVPSSMPYDDSRFQHFTS; encoded by the coding sequence ATGAAATTCGATATCATTGGTGATATCCACGGCTGCTACGAAGAGCTGCTTACCCTCATACACAAACTAGGATACGAACTCAAACATGGATTACCCGTCCATCCTGATAAGAGAACGCTGGCCCTTGTTGGTGATTTAACAGATCGAGGGCCTCAGTCAGTAGACGTCATGCGGTTTGTCATTCATGCCTATTCACACGGCGCAATTCGCTACGTACCTGGCAACCATTGCTTTAAGCTTTATCGTTATTTAAAAGGAAATCCCGTCAAATTGCTTCATGGTATTGAAACGACAGTGAACGAAATAAAAAAACTGCCAATTCATGAACAAAACAAATTGTCACATGAATTTAAGCAGTTATTCGAGAAGGCTCCCCTTTATGATGTACTTATTCCTGATGAGCTGATCATTGCACACGCAGCGATGAAGGAAAAGGATATTGGAAAAAAGCCGAATAAACAGATGCGGTCCTATCTATTATTTGGTGAGGTCACAGGAGAAACATGGCCAGATGGACGGCCTGTTCGAAAGGACTGGGCAAAGGAGTATCACGGAAAACCTTGGATTGTGTACGGCCATACACCAGTCAAAGAACCTCGATTCGTTGGTAAAACCGTCAATATTGATACAGGCTGCGTATTTGGCAACCAGCTGTCTGCCCTCACGTACCCTGAGCTTAAAACGGTCTCTGTTCCTTCATCTATGCCTTATGACGATTCAAGATTTCAGCATTTCACATCATAA